A single genomic interval of Anopheles darlingi chromosome X, idAnoDarlMG_H_01, whole genome shotgun sequence harbors:
- the LOC125948465 gene encoding serine/threonine-protein kinase tousled-like 1, producing the protein MTDDRVRLSLGGAAVKMDHFQAALDPRKQELLEARFLGARMSAGAQLQMAPQTTILQVGQDQAHNHAHHMQQQQQQQHYNNQQQQLQSVTASLAVAASSMTESGGEARGTEDGADESGTIVSSNSNVQQQQQLHHHHTHHHHHHQQHQQHHAQQQQHHQNNNKDQDSNMSTCSSHSDKEIEAIISAAAAAAAIVTAGAPGTTSHGIMLTATAPSSGPGEKVTRVAPTERKRKRKAPEDNGCLPASTGGIGAGGGTGTSTSTAAGAGSIAIVGGHLRDSRDNIKGPRLSVSLSDTKINDYFSKHPPASSSLMRSTVTKGVSGNSGANTGGARTGVVHGAAGGSIVGAINNSTITEGGGGSAGDGGAGSGGGGGSSGGSDGCSSVGNPPGGVSGSSGSAGGGTVSGGSGVGGTSQSQTAKSTSPQLGPYPMYPPSTNQPSQQVTERGASSIQSSQQQQIASSPQSQQQQVDPFSRPQRHPASSSTSSGNNSTISLLVPHSTAATAAAAAAAAAVAAAAAAMIAPPPSISNSTAIQSASIVSASGSGGTIMSSASQKPHQPLMSAATGQPLQAKQQQSSQPLHQKQSAVTVASQSGQTGMVQASQQLQTTLINSSQTATTTGGQGPTTIIVASHQQQQQTSQSIASLQDSAGLGTTIHSTIAATTAVTNQQQQQQQQQQEQQQQQEQQPQQQQPQQHQPQQQQPQQQQQPQQQQQQQQQPQQQQQQQQQQLLQNNHISVTTSTANNNNTVLNTLVLSSSSNSSNSNNSTTGSTSNGGGSGGGGGGGVGCGATGSGIGGGSNGGGGISLSKTAASLNSSSLLGGAGNNNSTFQLRATTPSPTPSTVLGAMTGRLPTSKIPAIALTNLTATTVAVSASAVAISPPQMLSKMVQTELTQVDMSEREHDFDASRTRIDELARMSDEQKTQIGVNQKAIEQQKNQIAKCIEVVKKLLKQKSNIEKKEARQKCMQNRLRLGQFVTQRVGATFQENWTDGYAFQELAKRQEEITAEREEIDRQKKLLMKKRPTNSESGRKRNQSNNSGNSSNNSSIATTGAGGGAGVVPVGGSGLGASVTAGSGGANAAGSGAATTNSSGVSSTSGTVSSGSSTLHNGNDNSTFLKPDPVVSSGSSFTLQEYYECDEILKLRQNALKKEDADLQLEMEKLERERNLHIRELKRIHNEDQSRFNNHPVLNDRYLLLMLLGKGGFSEVHKAFDLKEQRYVACKVHQLNKDWKEDKKANYIKHALREYNIHKALDHPRVVKLYDVFEIDANSFCTVLEYCDGHDLDFYLKQHKTIPEKEARSIIMQVVSALKYLNEIKPPIIHYDLKPGNILLTEGNVCGEIKITDFGLSKVMDEENYNPDHGMDLTSQGAGTYWYLPPECFVVGKNPPKISSKVDVWSVGVIFYQCLYGKKPFGHNQSQATILEENTILKATEVQFANKPTVSNEAKSFIRGCLAYRKEDRMDVFALAKHEYLQPPVSKHNRSSNQQNQHAVVNSTNSGAAAGGAGGGGGGGGGGSGGSGGAGGNPVGQQTTFSTGMFGNMNQSSSS; encoded by the exons ATGTCCGCCGGAGCCCAGCTGCAAATGGCACCACAGACAACCATTTTACAAGTCGGCCAGGACCAAGCGCATAACCATGCACAccatatgcagcagcagcagcagcagcagcattataacaaccaacagcagcagctgcagtctGTCACCGCATCCTTAGCGGTCGCGGCATCTTCAATGACCGAGAGTGGTGGCGAAGCCCGAGGAACTGAAGATGGTGCAGACGAGAGTGGAACGATAGTCTCATCGAATAGTAacgtgcaacagcaacaacagctacatcaccatcatacacaccatcaccaccaccaccaacaacatcaacagcaccatgctcagcagcagcaacaccatcaaaataataacaaagaTCAGGATTCGAACATGAGCACTTGTTCGTCGCATAGTGATAAGGAGATCGAAGCGATcattagtgctgctgctgcggcggccgcgATCGTTACTGCCGGAGCCCCGGGAACCACCAGTCACGGTATCATGCTGACAGCAACCGCTCCTTCATCCGGTCCTGGGGAGAAAGTGACTCGCGTTGCTCCGACCGAGCGTAAGCGCAAACGAAAGGCTCCGGAAGATAATGGATGTCTTCCGGCTAGTACCGGCGGAATTGGCGCGGGAGGTGGTACGGGCACATCGACAAGCACGGCAGCAGGAGCGGGAAGTATCGCCATTGTAGGCGGACATTTACGTGATAGTAGAGATAATATTAAGGGCCCGCGGCTCTCCGTGTCCCTAAGTGATACTAAGATAAACGATTATTTTTCGAAACACCCGCCAGCATCGAGCTCGCTGATGCGCTCAACTGTCACGAAAGGAGTGAGCGGGAACTCCGGGGCGAATACCGGCGGCGCTCGTACTGGGGTCGTGCACGGTGCAGCAGGTGGTTCTATCGTAGGAGCAATAAACAATTCCACGATCAccgaaggaggtggtggtagcgctggtgatggtggtgccggtagtggcggtggtggaggtagtAGTGGAGGCAGCGATGGCTGTAGCAGTGTGGGTAATCCGCCAGGAGGAGTCAGTGGTTCTAGTGGTTCGGCAGGCGGAGGGACGGTGTCTGGTGGGAGTGGTGTTGGCGGAACCAGTCAAAGCCAAACTGCCAAGAGCACCAGCCCTCAGCTCGGACCTTATCCGATGTATCCGCCCTCCACGAACCAACCATCACAACAAGTGACCGAGCGCGGAGCGTCGTCGATTcaaagcagccagcagcagcagatcgccaGTAGCCCAcaatcgcagcaacagcaggtcgATCCGTTTAGTCGACCACAGCGACATCCTGCTTCGTCATCAACGTCATCGGGCAATAACAGCACCATTTCCTTATTAGTTCCTCACTCAACCGCCGctacggcagcggcagccgcggctgctgcggccgtcgcggctgcagccgccgcGATGATTGctccaccaccttccatcTCCAACTCGACCGCGATACAGAGCGCTTCGATAGTGTCAGCCAGCGGAAGCGGTGGAACCATCATGTCCAGTGCATCCCAAAAGCCACACCAACCCTTGATGAGTGCTGCTACCGGACAGCCGCTGCAGGCGAAACAGCAACAGTCATCGCAACCGTTACACCAGAAGCAGTCGGCAGTAACGGTGGCAAGTCAGTCGGGTCAAACCGGAATGGTCCAGGCATCCCAGCAACTGCAAACAACTTTGATCAATTCTTCACagacggcaacgacaacggggGGCCAAGGGCCCACGACTATCATTGTTGCCtctcatcagcaacaacagcagaccTCGCAGTCCATAGCGTCACTACAAGACTCGGCGGGACTAGGGACCACTATCCACAGCACTATAGCAGCAACGACTGCAGTGactaatcagcagcaacagcagcaacagcagcagcaggaacaacagcagcagcaggagcagcaaccgcagcagcagcaaccgcagcagcaccaaccgcagcagcagcaaccgcagcagcagcagcaaccgcagcagcagcagcagcaacagcagcaaccgcagcagcagcagcagcaacagcagcaacagctgctgcagaacaATCACATTTCAGTAACCACTTCCACcgccaataacaacaatacTGTCCTCAACACGTTGGTGCTTAGCAGCAGTtccaacagtagcaacagcaacaatagcaCTACCGGTAGCACGAGTAACGGAggtggtagcggcggtggcggtggaggtggtgttgGCTGTGGGGCCACCGGATCGggaatcggtggtggtagtaatggtggtggtgggatcaGTCTCTCCAAAACAGCTGCCTCactgaacagcagcagtctgtTGGGCGGTGCAGGTAATAACAATAGCACTTTCCAGCTGCGAGCCACGACCCCTTCGCCCACGCCTTCGACAGTACTGGGTGCGATGACGGGGAGACTACCAACCTCGAAGATTCCCGCCATCGCCTTGACGAATTTGACTGCAACGACGGTAGCGGTGTCGGCATCGGCCGTCGCGATATCACCGCCCCAGATGCTATCAAAAATGGTGCAGACCGAATTAACACAAGTAGATATGAGCGAGCGGGAGCACGATTTCGATGCGAGCCGCACGCGCATTGACGAACTGGCACGCATGTCCGATGAGCAAAAAACCCAGATCGGCGTGAATCAGAAGGCAATAGAGCAGCAAAAGAACCAAATTGCCAAGTGCATCGAGGTGGTGAAGAAGCTCCTGAAGCAGAAAAGcaatatagaaaaaaaggaggcGCGGCAGAAGTGCATGCAAAACCGACTACGGCTCGGTCAGTTTGTCACGCAGCGCGTCGGCGCCACGTTCCAAGAGAATTGGACCGACGGTTACGCTTTCCAGGAGCTCGCGAA ACGCCAGGAGGAGATCACGGCAGAGCGCGAGGAGATTGATCGACAGAAGAAGTTATTGATGAAGAAGCGGCCTACCAACAGCGAGAGCGGTCGTAAGCGTAACCAGAGCAACaatagcggcaacagcagtaacAACAGTTCGATTGCAACAACGGGCGCGGGTGGTGGGGCCGGCGTTGTGCCGGTGGGTGGCTCCGGTCTCGGAGCGAGCGTTACAGCTGGCAGTGGCGGAGCCAACGCCGCTGGCAGCGGTGCAGCTACTACCAATAGCAGTGGCGTGAGCAGTACCAGCGGCACAGTCAGTAGCGGATCGTCAACGCTGCACAACGGGAATGATAACAGCACATTTCTTAAGCCGGATCCGGTTGTCAGCAGCGGCTCGTCATTTACGCTGCAGGAGTACTATGAGTGCGATGAAATACTGAAGCTGCGCCAGAACGCGCTTAAGAAGGAGGACGCAGATCTGCAGCTTGAGATGGAGAAGTTGGAACGGGAGCGCAATCTTCACATCCGGGAGCTCAAGAGAATACACAACGAGGATCAG TCGCGATTTAACAATCATCCCGTGCTTAACGATCGCTACCTACTATTAATGTTGCTCGGCAAGGGTGGCTTCTCCGAGGTGCACAAGGCTTTTGATCTGAAGGAGCAACGCTACGTCGCGTGTAAGGTGCACCAGTTGAACAAAGACTGGAAAGAGGACAAAAAAGCTAACTATATTAA ACACGCGTTACGTGAGTATAATATCCACAAGGCACTTGACCATCCCCGTGTGGTAAAGCTGTACGATGTATTTGAGATCGATGCCAACTCATTTTGCACCGTTCTTGAGTACTGTGACGGACATGATCTTGATTTCTATCTAAAGCAACACAAGACGATTCCAGAGAAGGAGGCGCGCTCAATCATCATGCAG GTTGTTTCGGCACTAAAGTATCTGAACGAGATCAAACCACCGATCATACACTACGACCTGAAGCCAGGCAACATTCTTCTTACCGAGGGTAACGTGTGCGGTGAGATCAAGATTACCGATTTTGGCCTGTCGAAGGTTATGGACGAAGAGAACTATAACCCGGACCACGGTATGGATCTCACATCACAAGGTGCTGGAACTTATTG GTATTTGCCACCCGAGTGCTTTGTGGTCGGCAAGAACCCACCGAAGATCTCGTCTAAAGTGGACGTCTGGAGCGTGGGTGTTATCTTCTACCAATGCTTGTACGGTAAGAAGCCGTTCGGGCACAACCAATCGCAAGCCACAATTCTCGAGGAGAACACGATTCTAAAAGCAACGGAAGTGCAGTTCGCCAATAAACCGACCGTCTCAAACGAAGCCAAG AGCTTTATTCGTGGTTGTCTGGCGTACCGGAAGGAGGACAGGATGGATGTGTTCGCGTTGGCCAAACATGAATATCTGCAACCGCCGGTGTCGAAACACAATCGTTCATCGAACCAGCAGAACCAGCATGCTGTCGTGAATAGCACCAACAGTGGAGCCGCCGCCGgcggtgcaggtggtggcggcggtggaggtggtggtggttcaggcGGATCTGGAGGAGCGGGTGGGAACCCGGTCGGTCAGCAGACTACATTTTCGACCGGCATGTTCGGCAACATGAACCAATCTAGTTCATCTTAG
- the LOC125948867 gene encoding uncharacterized protein LOC125948867, which yields MSSGTAARKNRVQFTKMSCYLCSEWLSDEMVEEHLQECSRALETCPEGCGLLVLRKDLAAHRNRCTDGFNEPPITSISLGNVLAAASAPEPCQTPSRGSNGSVTLDGDGVEALLHELRFVHRTLGEEVHYRANLLDRTVRLEQRLELANKWTIKVNDALVSVNKLVNGEIERRNAVMENLNERQKLLESSYQRTIITTDSTELPSPNGSRALEFSGETGAAAAMRPPDAAPPSLATRRWSAIAAGVLARSQLCGNPNDPVQQLVEQLIEEQTKTSCRVQEALQQTFDAAERLQRMEHQVERYRRETYYTKQRLDDLQTQLLHEANQRTLGATDGRIVWRIGDFEQRFVESQQHDIMMKGPLFTNQPFGYVLQLEVSLYGIGTWRGRNVLVGLTVLNGPNDPLLEWPCRLPGTVTLRDQPVNRAAARDINKSILAKRQSQHYTRQQFVYIPHDTLRSQHFIRDDAIFLEVVLDRTTEPPSTQALTPPPTSAGSSFT from the exons ATGAGCAGCGGCACAGCGGCGCGGAAAAATAGGGTGCAGTTCACTAAAATGTCCTGTTACCTGTGCAGTGAGTGGCTTAGTGATGAGATGGTCGAA GAGCACCTGCAGGAGTGTAGCCGTGCGCTGGAGACGTGTCCAGAGGGCTgcgggttgctggtgctgcggaaGGATCTGGCCGCCCACCGGAACCGCTGCACGGACGGTTTTAACGAGCCACCCATCACTAGCATCAGTTTGGGTAACGTACTGgcagcggcatcggcaccggagCCATGTCAGACGCCATCTCGAGGCTCGAACGGTTCAGTAACGCtggacggcgacggcgtcgaGGCGCTGCTGCATGAGCTGCGCTTCGTACACCGTACGCTCGGCGAGGAGGTGCACTATCGGGCGAATCTGCTAGATCGTACAGTGCGGTTAGAACAGCGACTCGAGTTGGCCAACAAGTGGACGATCAAGGTGAACGACGCTTTGGTCTCGGTCAACAAGCTGGTGAACGGTGAAATCGAACGCCGCAACGCGGTCATGGAGAATCTAAACGAGCGCCAGAAG CTGTTGGAATCCTCGTACCAgcgtaccatcatcaccaccgattCGACCGAGCTCCCGAGCCCCAACGGTAGCCGGGCGTTGGAGTTCAGCGGTGAGACtggcgctgccgctgctatGAGGCCACCCGACGCGGCGCCACCATCGTTAGCTACTCGCCGTTGGAGTGCTATCGCGGCAGGGGTGCTTGCACGCAGCCAACTCTGTGGTAACCCGAATGATCCGGTTCAACAGCTAGTAGAGCAGCTGATCGAAGAGCAGACGAAAACATCATGCCGGGTGCAGGAGGCGCTCCAGCAGACGTTCGATGCAGCCGAGCGGCTCCAGCGGATGGAGCATCAAGTGGAGCGGTACCGCCGCGAGACCTACTACACCAAGCAGCGGCTGGACGATCTGCAGACCCAGCTGCTGCACGAGGCCAACCAGCGCACGCTCGGTGCGACCGACGGTCGGATCGTGTGGCGGATTGGTGACTTCGAGCAGAGGTTCGTCGagtcgcagcagcacgatATTATGATGAAGGGTCCGCtcttcaccaaccaaccgttcgGCTACGTACTGCAG CTCGAGGTAAGCCTATACGGTATCGGTACCTGGCGCGGCCGGAACGTACTAGTCGGGCTGACCGTGCTGAATGGACCGAACGATCCGCTGCTCGAGTGGCCCTGCAGGTTACCGGGGACGGTGACGCTGCGCGACCAGCCGGTTAACCGGGCAGCCGCTCGCGACATCAACAAGTCGATTCTGGCCAAACGACAGAGCCAGCATTACACGCGGCAACAGTTTGTCTACATACCCCACGATACGCTCCGCTCACAGCACTTCATCCGCGACGATGCCATTTTCTTGGAGGTGGTGCTCGATCGCACCACAGAACCGCCATCCACACAAGCACtaacaccgccaccaacgtCGGCAGGGTCTTCGTTCACTTAA